In one Bacillus thuringiensis genomic region, the following are encoded:
- a CDS encoding divergent PAP2 family protein: protein METILHNDPLMAAVLSWFLAQLTKVVFKLVKTGEFDFAKFFASGGMPSSHASTVTALATGVGVVEGVESSMFAVAAIFAIIVMYDASGVRLAVSKQAKILNEFFHGRETEYKKLNELVGHTPYEVVVGALLGIIVGVGYCL, encoded by the coding sequence GTGGAAACAATTTTACATAACGATCCGCTTATGGCTGCTGTACTTTCATGGTTTTTAGCACAATTAACGAAAGTAGTCTTTAAATTAGTCAAAACAGGTGAATTTGATTTTGCAAAGTTTTTTGCTTCAGGTGGGATGCCAAGTTCTCATGCTTCAACAGTTACAGCGCTTGCTACAGGAGTTGGAGTTGTGGAAGGTGTGGAAAGCTCGATGTTTGCGGTTGCTGCTATTTTTGCCATTATAGTTATGTATGATGCTTCAGGAGTAAGGCTTGCAGTAAGTAAACAAGCAAAAATATTGAATGAGTTTTTTCACGGTAGAGAAACAGAATATAAGAAGTTAAATGAACTTGTTGGGCATACACCGTATGAAGTAGTAGTCGGTGCTTTATTAGGGATTATTGTCGGAGTAGGATATTGTTTATGA
- the moaE gene encoding molybdopterin synthase catalytic subunit MoaE — protein sequence MGQALFEIVDIPIVVEEVTNKVARREAGAITTFIGTVRELTKGKRTLHLEYEAYKPMAVKQLMRIGGEISGKWPDAKVAITHRVGRLEIMDIAVVIAVSSPHRKVAYEANEYAIERIKRIVPIWKKEFWEDGTMWVGDQLENTPYSEGKPKKEE from the coding sequence ATGGGACAAGCGCTATTTGAAATTGTAGATATACCGATTGTAGTTGAAGAAGTAACGAATAAGGTTGCAAGAAGAGAAGCAGGAGCAATTACAACATTTATTGGTACGGTGAGAGAATTAACAAAAGGAAAACGAACGCTACATTTAGAGTATGAAGCATATAAGCCGATGGCAGTAAAACAACTTATGAGAATTGGTGGAGAAATTAGTGGGAAATGGCCGGACGCAAAAGTAGCAATTACGCACCGTGTAGGGCGGCTAGAAATAATGGATATTGCAGTAGTCATTGCAGTTTCATCACCGCATCGTAAAGTAGCTTATGAAGCGAATGAGTACGCGATTGAACGTATAAAACGAATCGTTCCAATTTGGAAAAAAGAATTTTGGGAAGATGGAACGATGTGGGTTGGAGATCAACTTGAAAACACACCATATTCAGAAGGAAAACCAAAGAAGGAAGAATGA
- a CDS encoding terpene cyclase/mutase family protein, with translation MLLYEKVHEEIARRTTALQTMQRQDGTWRFCFEGAPLTDCHMIFLLKLLGRDKEIEPFVKRLASLQTNEGTWKLYEDEAGGNLSATIQSYAALLASEKYTKEDANMKRAEMFINERGGVARAHFMTKFLLAIHGEYEYPSLFHLPTPIMFLQNDSPLSIFELSSSARIHLIPMMLCLNKRFRVGKKLLPNLNHIAGGGGEWFREDRSPVFQTLLSDVKKIITYPLSLHHKGYEEVERFMKERIDENGTLYSYATASFYMIYALLALGHSIQSPIIEKAITGITSYIWKMERGSHLQNSPSTIWDTALLSYALQEAQVPKASKVIHNASAYLLRKQQTKKVDWSVHAPDLFPGGWGFSDVNTTIPDIDDTTAALRALARSRGNENVDNAWKRAVNWVKGLQNNDGGWGTFEKGVTSRILANLPIENASDMITDPSTPDITGRVLEFFGTYTQNELPEKQKQSAINWLMNVQEENGSWYGKWGICYIYGTWAVMTGLRSFGIPSSNPSLKRAALWLEHIQHEDGGWGESCQSSVEKRFVTLPFSTPSQTAWALDALISYYDKETPVIRKGISYLLSNSYINEKYPTGTGLPGGFYIRYHSYAHIYPLLTLAHYAKKYKK, from the coding sequence TTGTTATTATATGAAAAAGTGCATGAAGAAATAGCGAGAAGAACAACTGCACTTCAAACAATGCAACGGCAAGATGGTACGTGGCGGTTTTGTTTTGAAGGAGCTCCACTAACAGATTGTCATATGATTTTCTTATTAAAATTATTAGGTAGAGATAAAGAGATAGAACCGTTTGTAAAAAGATTAGCATCACTCCAAACAAATGAAGGAACATGGAAATTGTATGAAGATGAAGCGGGGGGGAATTTATCTGCTACAATTCAATCTTATGCTGCCTTACTTGCATCGGAAAAATATACAAAAGAAGATGCGAATATGAAGCGAGCGGAAATGTTTATAAATGAGCGCGGTGGGGTAGCGCGTGCTCATTTTATGACGAAGTTTTTATTAGCGATTCATGGAGAATATGAATATCCTTCTCTCTTTCATTTGCCAACACCAATTATGTTTCTGCAGAATGATTCCCCTCTCAGTATTTTTGAACTGAGTAGCTCAGCACGTATTCATTTAATTCCGATGATGCTTTGTTTAAATAAAAGATTTCGAGTAGGGAAAAAGTTATTGCCAAATTTAAATCACATTGCAGGCGGGGGCGGAGAATGGTTTCGGGAGGACCGGTCTCCGGTTTTTCAAACATTATTAAGTGACGTGAAGAAAATTATAACGTATCCACTTTCTTTGCATCATAAAGGATATGAGGAAGTAGAACGTTTTATGAAAGAGCGTATTGATGAAAATGGAACATTATATAGCTACGCAACTGCCTCGTTTTATATGATTTATGCTTTACTTGCATTAGGACATTCTATTCAATCACCAATTATTGAGAAGGCTATAACGGGAATCACATCTTATATATGGAAGATGGAGAGAGGGAGCCATTTGCAAAACTCTCCATCAACTATATGGGATACAGCTTTACTCAGTTATGCTTTGCAAGAAGCTCAAGTTCCGAAAGCAAGTAAAGTGATTCACAATGCATCAGCATATTTACTAAGAAAACAGCAAACGAAGAAAGTAGATTGGAGTGTACATGCACCGGATCTCTTCCCGGGGGGGTGGGGCTTTTCGGATGTGAATACGACGATTCCAGATATTGATGATACAACTGCTGCGTTAAGAGCATTGGCGCGAAGTAGAGGGAACGAAAATGTAGACAATGCTTGGAAGCGAGCTGTTAATTGGGTTAAAGGATTGCAAAATAATGATGGTGGTTGGGGGACTTTTGAAAAAGGGGTAACGAGCCGTATATTAGCAAATTTACCAATCGAAAATGCAAGTGATATGATTACAGATCCTTCTACACCAGATATTACAGGAAGAGTGTTAGAATTTTTTGGGACGTATACGCAAAATGAATTGCCCGAGAAACAAAAACAAAGTGCGATAAATTGGTTAATGAATGTACAAGAGGAAAATGGATCGTGGTATGGGAAATGGGGAATTTGTTATATATATGGTACGTGGGCTGTTATGACAGGTTTACGGTCATTCGGAATTCCATCTAGCAATCCATCATTAAAACGAGCAGCTTTATGGCTTGAACATATACAGCATGAAGATGGTGGCTGGGGAGAATCTTGCCAAAGTAGTGTGGAAAAAAGATTTGTTACTTTGCCGTTTAGTACACCATCCCAAACAGCATGGGCGTTAGATGCCCTCATTTCTTACTATGATAAAGAAACGCCAGTTATTCGAAAAGGTATTTCATATTTGCTCTCCAACTCTTATATAAATGAAAAATATCCTACTGGAACAGGTTTACCAGGTGGGTTTTATATTCGTTATCATAGTTATGCTCATATATATCCGTTGCTTACTTTGGCTCATTATGCAAAAAAATATAAAAAATAA
- the panF gene encoding sodium/pantothenate symporter: protein MNWYVIIPMIISFIVVFLIGVYASRRVQATAHNKFLQEYFLGGRELGGLLLAMTMIATYGSASSFIGGPGIAYNMGLGWVLLSAIQVVTGYIVLTVIGKKFAIIARKMEAITLIDYLKGRYNNKAVVILSALCIIIFLFSATVAQWVGGGRLIESLTGLSYTTALFLFTFSVLVYVLIGGFRAVALSDTLLGIIMLVGTTIILIATVIAGGGIEKIMQELVQINPNLITPFGADGSLTKSYVTSFWILIGIGVVGLPQISVRAMSYKNSKAMHQALIIGTVVVGTIMIGMHLTGVFARVVLPGITVPDKVMPLLAMEVLPPWLAGVFLAAPMAAIMSTVNSLLLLVSSSIIKDIYVNYINKDAADSTIKKGSLWITGIVGLLVYAAAIKPPDFLIWLNLFSFGGLEAAFIWPIVLGLYWRKGNATGALASIFVGVGSYMCIHLFYPNPFGIHTVVFPICFAFIAYIIGSMSAVKKTV from the coding sequence ATGAATTGGTATGTAATCATTCCAATGATAATTTCGTTTATCGTTGTATTTTTAATTGGTGTATATGCTTCAAGACGCGTTCAAGCAACTGCTCATAATAAATTTTTACAAGAATATTTTCTTGGTGGGCGTGAGCTAGGCGGTTTATTATTAGCGATGACAATGATTGCTACGTACGGTAGTGCAAGTAGCTTTATTGGTGGTCCTGGTATTGCTTACAATATGGGGCTTGGATGGGTATTGTTATCTGCGATTCAAGTTGTAACAGGGTATATCGTTTTAACGGTTATCGGTAAAAAGTTTGCAATTATCGCTAGGAAGATGGAAGCCATTACTCTTATCGATTATTTAAAAGGGAGATACAATAATAAAGCAGTTGTTATACTTTCTGCGTTATGTATTATTATCTTTTTATTTTCAGCGACAGTAGCCCAGTGGGTCGGTGGTGGACGATTAATCGAGTCACTAACGGGTCTATCGTACACAACAGCACTATTTTTATTTACTTTTTCTGTACTTGTTTACGTATTAATTGGTGGATTTCGTGCAGTCGCTTTATCAGATACATTATTAGGAATTATTATGTTAGTTGGAACGACAATCATTTTAATTGCTACTGTCATTGCTGGTGGTGGAATTGAAAAGATTATGCAGGAACTTGTTCAAATCAATCCAAATTTAATTACACCATTCGGAGCAGATGGCAGTTTAACGAAGTCATATGTGACATCATTTTGGATTTTAATTGGAATTGGTGTTGTAGGTTTACCACAAATTAGCGTGCGTGCCATGTCTTATAAAAATTCAAAAGCTATGCACCAAGCTTTAATAATTGGAACAGTTGTCGTTGGTACAATTATGATCGGTATGCATTTAACAGGTGTATTTGCAAGAGTAGTACTTCCAGGTATAACGGTACCAGATAAAGTAATGCCGCTACTTGCGATGGAAGTGTTGCCACCTTGGTTAGCTGGAGTTTTCTTAGCTGCACCAATGGCAGCGATTATGTCTACAGTAAACTCGTTATTATTACTTGTAAGTTCGTCAATTATTAAAGATATATACGTAAATTACATAAATAAAGATGCAGCAGACAGTACGATAAAAAAAGGAAGTTTGTGGATTACTGGTATTGTAGGACTACTCGTTTATGCAGCAGCCATTAAACCACCAGATTTTTTAATATGGCTAAATTTATTTTCTTTCGGTGGATTAGAAGCAGCATTCATTTGGCCAATCGTATTAGGGTTATATTGGAGGAAAGGAAATGCAACAGGAGCGCTTGCTTCCATTTTCGTTGGAGTAGGTTCATATATGTGTATTCACCTTTTCTATCCAAATCCGTTTGGTATACATACAGTTGTCTTTCCGATTTGTTTTGCGTTTATCGCTTACATTATTGGAAGTATGAGTGCTGTAAAAAAAACTGTATAG
- a CDS encoding YhdT family protein gives MKDYHDDPRFRIAHREALIGLGLAIINFIIWYGFAYGLGSKNPSEYTYVLGFPAWFFYSCIVGFIVMVILLSLVVRFVFQDISLDEEEKSEE, from the coding sequence ATGAAAGATTATCATGATGATCCACGCTTTCGAATAGCCCATAGAGAAGCGTTAATTGGTCTTGGACTTGCTATTATTAATTTTATAATATGGTACGGATTCGCTTATGGGCTTGGTAGTAAAAATCCGAGTGAATATACATATGTATTAGGTTTTCCCGCATGGTTTTTTTATAGCTGTATCGTTGGATTTATCGTTATGGTTATTTTACTTAGTTTAGTTGTTCGTTTTGTATTTCAAGATATTTCACTCGATGAGGAAGAAAAAAGTGAGGAATAA
- a CDS encoding P-loop NTPase: MLTQEQIMNALKHVEDPELHKSVVELNMVRNIQMNGTEVKLEVVLTIQGCPLKAKIQQDIEESLYAIGVSKVEVIFGSMTQEERASLTEKLKKNTRTETGMPSMLRPDSGVRFITVTSGKGGVGKSTVTINLATALARMGKKVGILDADIYGFSIPAMMETNKKPTMIDQTAIPVISHGVKIMSMGFFTEGNNPVMWRGPMLNKWIQNFLANTHWGELDYLLLDLPPGTGDVAIDVAAMVPQAKEIIVTTPHNVASFVASRVGVMAKHTKHEILGIVENMAYYEEQDGSKNYLFGKGGGEMLAEQLQTEVIAKIPFAKREENNGSSVYDEDSLVGEVFTSLAEDIIYRG; the protein is encoded by the coding sequence ATGCTTACTCAAGAACAAATAATGAATGCATTAAAACATGTAGAGGATCCAGAGTTACACAAAAGTGTTGTAGAATTAAATATGGTTAGAAATATACAAATGAACGGAACAGAGGTTAAACTTGAAGTAGTACTAACAATCCAAGGTTGTCCGTTAAAAGCAAAAATTCAACAAGATATTGAAGAATCACTTTACGCAATTGGTGTCTCTAAAGTGGAGGTAATATTTGGCTCTATGACACAAGAAGAACGTGCATCTTTAACAGAGAAGTTAAAGAAAAATACTAGAACAGAAACTGGTATGCCGAGTATGCTTCGCCCGGATTCAGGAGTACGTTTTATTACTGTAACGAGCGGAAAAGGCGGAGTTGGAAAATCAACGGTGACAATTAATCTTGCAACTGCACTAGCTCGTATGGGCAAAAAAGTGGGGATATTAGATGCAGATATATATGGTTTTAGTATTCCAGCTATGATGGAAACGAATAAGAAACCAACGATGATTGATCAAACGGCAATTCCAGTCATTAGTCACGGTGTTAAAATCATGTCGATGGGATTCTTTACAGAAGGAAATAACCCAGTGATGTGGCGCGGACCGATGCTAAATAAATGGATTCAAAATTTCCTTGCGAATACGCACTGGGGAGAATTAGATTATTTATTACTTGATTTACCACCAGGTACAGGAGATGTTGCCATTGATGTTGCGGCAATGGTTCCGCAAGCGAAAGAAATAATTGTTACAACTCCGCACAATGTAGCTTCATTCGTTGCTTCAAGAGTCGGTGTAATGGCAAAACATACGAAGCATGAGATTTTAGGTATTGTGGAAAATATGGCTTATTATGAAGAACAAGATGGATCGAAAAATTATCTCTTCGGAAAAGGCGGCGGCGAAATGCTTGCAGAACAATTGCAAACAGAAGTAATTGCCAAAATACCTTTTGCGAAACGTGAAGAAAATAATGGTTCATCTGTATATGATGAAGATTCTCTTGTTGGAGAAGTGTTTACATCGTTAGCTGAGGATATTATTTATAGAGGATAG
- a CDS encoding YfhD family protein: MNKKNFKQNKATDGIDVEFSRELADHNDLEANARANAADARQKRQSTEK, encoded by the coding sequence ATGAACAAAAAAAATTTCAAACAAAACAAAGCTACTGATGGCATTGATGTTGAGTTCTCTCGCGAACTCGCTGACCACAATGACTTAGAAGCAAACGCACGTGCAAATGCCGCTGATGCACGTCAAAAGCGCCAATCAACCGAAAAATAA
- the dhaS gene encoding aldehyde dehydrogenase DhaS has protein sequence MSQLAVNLHEKVEKFLQGTKKLYVNGSFIESASGKTFITPNPATGETLAVVSEAGREDIHKAVVAARMAFDEGPWSRMSTAERSRLMYKLADLMEEHKEELAQLETLDNGKPIRETMAADIPLAIEHMRYYAGWATKIVGQTIPVSGNYFNYTRHEAVGVVGQIIPWNFPLLMAMWKMGAALATGCTIILKPAEQTPLSALYLAELIEEAGFPKGVINIVPGFGESAGQALVNHPLVDKIAFTGSTPVGKQIMRQASESLKRVTLELGGKSPNIILPDADLSRAIPGALSGVMFNQGQVCSAGSRLFVPKKMYDNVMADLVLYSKKLNQGVGLNPETTIGPLVSEEQQKRVMGYIEKGIEEGAEVLCGGSNPFDQGYFVSPTVFADVNDEMTIAKEEIFGPVISAIPFNDIDEVIERANKSQFGLAAGVWTENVKTAHYVASKVRAGTVWVNCYNVFDAASPFGGFKQSGLGREMGSYALNNYTEVKSVWLNLN, from the coding sequence ATGAGTCAACTAGCTGTAAATCTTCATGAAAAGGTAGAAAAGTTTCTTCAAGGTACAAAAAAGTTATATGTGAATGGATCTTTCATTGAAAGCGCTTCCGGAAAAACGTTTATAACACCAAACCCAGCAACTGGTGAAACACTTGCTGTCGTTTCTGAAGCTGGTCGCGAAGATATTCATAAAGCTGTAGTCGCAGCTCGCATGGCTTTTGACGAAGGTCCTTGGTCTCGTATGAGCACTGCTGAGCGAAGCCGTCTCATGTACAAGTTAGCTGATTTAATGGAAGAACATAAAGAAGAGCTTGCACAGCTCGAAACGTTAGATAACGGAAAGCCAATCCGTGAAACAATGGCAGCAGATATACCACTTGCAATTGAACATATGCGCTATTATGCTGGCTGGGCTACGAAAATCGTTGGTCAAACAATCCCTGTTTCCGGTAATTACTTTAACTATACACGCCATGAAGCTGTTGGTGTCGTCGGTCAAATTATCCCTTGGAACTTCCCTCTTCTTATGGCGATGTGGAAAATGGGAGCAGCGCTTGCTACAGGATGTACAATCATTTTAAAACCTGCAGAACAAACTCCACTATCAGCTCTATACTTAGCTGAATTAATTGAAGAAGCTGGATTTCCGAAAGGTGTTATTAATATTGTTCCTGGATTCGGTGAATCAGCTGGACAAGCACTTGTTAATCATCCACTCGTTGATAAAATTGCATTTACTGGTTCTACTCCAGTCGGTAAACAAATTATGCGACAAGCATCTGAGTCATTAAAACGCGTTACACTTGAGTTAGGCGGTAAATCACCAAATATCATCTTGCCAGATGCTGATTTATCTCGCGCGATTCCTGGTGCCCTTTCTGGTGTTATGTTTAACCAAGGGCAAGTATGCTCTGCTGGATCACGCTTATTTGTTCCGAAGAAAATGTATGATAATGTCATGGCTGATCTCGTCCTCTATTCTAAAAAACTAAATCAAGGTGTCGGTCTTAACCCTGAAACAACAATTGGTCCTCTCGTTTCCGAAGAACAACAAAAACGTGTAATGGGCTACATTGAAAAAGGGATTGAAGAAGGCGCTGAAGTACTTTGCGGAGGAAGTAATCCATTCGATCAAGGCTACTTCGTTTCTCCTACAGTATTCGCTGACGTAAATGATGAAATGACGATCGCAAAAGAAGAAATTTTCGGTCCAGTTATTTCTGCAATACCGTTTAACGATATTGATGAAGTAATTGAACGTGCAAATAAATCGCAATTTGGTTTAGCTGCTGGTGTGTGGACAGAAAATGTTAAAACTGCACACTATGTTGCAAGTAAAGTACGTGCAGGTACAGTATGGGTAAACTGTTATAACGTCTTTGATGCAGCATCTCCATTTGGAGGATTTAAACAATCTGGCCTCGGCCGTGAAATGGGATCTTACGCATTAAATAACTATACAGAAGTGAAGAGCGTTTGGCTTAACTTAAATTAA
- the rarD gene encoding EamA family transporter RarD — translation MGSQSAEQKKGILYAAGAYTMWGILPIYWKWVEEVPADEILAHRIVWAFVFMLLVLGVTKRFRQFIGEFVNLFKRPKLLMSLTIASVLISGNWFVYIWAVNHNHVIEASLGYYINPLISILLGTVVLKEKLNFWQYVAVGLAGVGVVILTVRFGSIPWVSLSLAFSFGLYGLTKKLLNYDATIGLTMETMLVTPFAIIYLVMTGAHGFGSFGSISILSTLLLIGAGIVTALPLFYFAKGAQLIPLYMVGFLQYIAPTISLILGVFVFGEHFTATHMIAFFCIWVALFVFSVAKTKFLVQKQPKFIKNKSAKVS, via the coding sequence ATGGGGAGTCAATCAGCAGAGCAAAAAAAAGGGATACTATATGCGGCTGGTGCTTATACGATGTGGGGTATTCTGCCGATTTATTGGAAATGGGTTGAAGAAGTTCCTGCAGATGAAATATTAGCACACCGCATCGTTTGGGCGTTTGTTTTTATGTTACTCGTATTAGGTGTTACGAAGAGATTTCGCCAGTTTATTGGGGAATTTGTGAATCTTTTTAAACGACCTAAATTATTAATGTCATTAACAATAGCTTCAGTCTTGATTAGCGGAAATTGGTTTGTTTACATATGGGCTGTTAATCATAATCATGTTATTGAAGCGAGTCTTGGCTATTATATTAATCCGCTTATTAGTATTTTACTTGGTACAGTCGTTTTAAAGGAAAAGTTAAACTTTTGGCAATATGTTGCAGTTGGTTTAGCTGGAGTAGGAGTTGTCATTTTAACAGTACGTTTCGGATCTATTCCGTGGGTTTCTCTTTCACTTGCCTTTTCATTTGGATTATACGGATTAACGAAAAAATTGTTAAACTATGATGCGACAATTGGGCTTACGATGGAAACGATGTTAGTGACGCCGTTTGCAATCATTTACCTTGTTATGACAGGCGCACATGGTTTCGGCTCATTTGGATCTATTTCCATTTTATCAACGTTACTTTTAATAGGAGCAGGCATTGTAACAGCATTACCACTATTTTATTTTGCGAAAGGAGCGCAACTTATTCCACTTTATATGGTCGGATTTTTACAATATATTGCGCCAACAATTAGCTTAATTTTAGGTGTATTTGTATTTGGTGAACATTTCACAGCTACACATATGATTGCATTTTTCTGTATATGGGTTGCTTTATTTGTATTCTCGGTAGCGAAGACAAAGTTCTTAGTGCAGAAACAACCGAAATTTATAAAAAATAAATCAGCAAAAGTATCATAA
- a CDS encoding DUF1294 domain-containing protein produces MKWIYFIIINVIAFSLMGLDKRKAKKKQWRTPESTLFLSAAAGGAVGAWIGMYMFHHKTHKKKFVFGIPLLVAITVCLLFVV; encoded by the coding sequence ATGAAATGGATTTATTTTATTATTATTAATGTTATAGCTTTTAGCCTTATGGGGCTTGATAAACGAAAAGCAAAGAAGAAACAGTGGAGAACGCCAGAAAGTACGTTGTTTTTATCAGCGGCAGCTGGGGGAGCAGTTGGAGCTTGGATTGGTATGTATATGTTTCATCATAAAACTCATAAAAAGAAATTTGTTTTCGGCATACCGTTACTTGTTGCAATAACGGTATGTTTATTATTCGTTGTATGA
- the moaD gene encoding molybdopterin converting factor subunit 1 translates to MITILLFANLREEVGLDRLVISEKQEMTVQQLKEWLKASYCLQTLDKVMVAVNEEFVMNEDMIKTGDIVALIPPVSGG, encoded by the coding sequence ATGATTACAATTTTACTGTTTGCAAATTTGCGTGAGGAAGTTGGATTGGATCGATTAGTGATTTCAGAAAAGCAAGAAATGACAGTGCAGCAATTAAAAGAATGGCTCAAAGCCAGCTATTGTTTACAAACGCTGGATAAAGTGATGGTGGCTGTTAATGAAGAGTTTGTAATGAATGAAGATATGATAAAAACTGGAGATATAGTCGCATTAATCCCGCCCGTTAGCGGGGGATAA
- the fabG gene encoding 3-oxoacyl-ACP reductase FabG translates to MEFLNGKTAVVTGAAQGIGKEIARVYAKLGAKVLISDVNEENLQKTTRELSDEGYEVCSYRCDVSNQNEAKSLIEYAVQKFGTLHILVNNAGITRDAMLHKMEKSAWEQVLQVNLTGVFYCMQPALLYMRQQGYGRIINISSISREGNIGQANYAATKAGVVGLTKTAAKEVGSFGITCNAICPGFMDTDMTKTIPDKVKEKMVGAIPVGRIGTPEDIANAAAFLASEYASYITGEVLNVSGGLQV, encoded by the coding sequence ATGGAGTTTTTAAACGGGAAAACAGCTGTTGTAACAGGAGCTGCACAGGGAATTGGAAAAGAGATTGCAAGGGTTTATGCAAAACTAGGGGCGAAAGTATTAATTAGCGATGTAAATGAAGAGAATCTACAAAAAACGACACGTGAGTTATCAGATGAAGGATATGAAGTGTGCTCATATCGATGTGATGTAAGTAATCAAAATGAAGCGAAGTCGTTAATTGAATATGCGGTTCAAAAATTTGGTACATTACATATTTTGGTGAATAATGCTGGAATTACAAGAGACGCAATGTTACATAAAATGGAGAAGTCTGCTTGGGAACAAGTGTTACAAGTAAACTTAACTGGAGTTTTTTATTGTATGCAACCAGCGCTTCTTTACATGAGACAACAAGGGTATGGGCGCATTATTAATATATCTTCAATTAGTAGAGAAGGAAACATAGGGCAAGCAAATTATGCGGCTACAAAGGCAGGAGTTGTAGGTTTAACGAAAACGGCAGCGAAAGAAGTTGGAAGTTTCGGTATTACTTGTAACGCGATTTGTCCGGGGTTTATGGATACAGATATGACAAAAACGATACCAGATAAAGTGAAAGAAAAGATGGTTGGCGCTATTCCAGTTGGTAGAATTGGAACGCCAGAAGATATTGCGAACGCAGCAGCCTTTTTAGCATCAGAATACGCATCCTATATTACAGGTGAAGTATTAAATGTGAGCGGAGGACTGCAAGTTTAA